One region of Mucilaginibacter gotjawali genomic DNA includes:
- a CDS encoding GMC oxidoreductase, whose protein sequence is MSSNTYDAIVIGSGISGGWAAKELAEKGLKTLMLERGRNIEHIKDYVNATKDPWQFEHRGGRTQKMIDDYPVLKRDYPLNETNLDYWASDKESPYVEVKRFDWFRGYHVGGRSLMWGRQSYRWADFNFEENAKDGIGVDWPIRYKDLESWYGYVEKFAGISGNKDGLSVLPDGDFMPPMEMNVVEKDVAKRFKDFYKETRAFVIGRTANITVPHNNRTNCQYRNKCWLGCPFGAYFSTQSATLPAAMATGNLKVRPWSIVTKILYDKDTKKAKGVEVLDAETNQTYEFFAKIVFVNASTFNSTWVLMNSATDIWPDGLGSSSGELGHNVMDHHLGVGASGTVEGYEDKYYFGRRANGIYIPRYRNMGGDKRDYLRGFGYQGSGSREGWSRDIAELGVGGAFKDSITEPGKWTMGIGGFGETLPYHENKITLDKTVKDKWGLPVLAFDAEIKDNEKKMRLDMENDAKEMLEAAGVKNVKTHSANPFLGRGIHEMGTARMGRDPKTSVLNEWNQVWDAKNVFVTDGACMTSAACQNPSLTYMALTARAADHAVSELKKGNI, encoded by the coding sequence ATGTCTTCAAACACTTATGACGCTATCGTCATTGGTTCAGGAATTTCGGGCGGATGGGCCGCAAAAGAACTTGCCGAAAAAGGCCTTAAAACGTTAATGCTTGAACGTGGCCGTAATATAGAACACATTAAAGATTATGTAAACGCCACTAAGGATCCCTGGCAGTTTGAGCATAGGGGCGGCCGTACGCAAAAAATGATAGATGATTATCCTGTGCTTAAACGCGATTATCCGTTAAACGAAACCAACCTTGATTATTGGGCAAGCGATAAAGAAAGCCCATATGTTGAAGTTAAGCGTTTTGATTGGTTCAGGGGATACCACGTAGGTGGCCGTTCATTAATGTGGGGCAGGCAATCCTATCGCTGGGCCGACTTCAACTTTGAAGAAAATGCAAAAGACGGCATTGGGGTCGACTGGCCAATCCGTTATAAGGACCTGGAATCATGGTATGGCTATGTAGAGAAATTTGCGGGTATATCAGGCAATAAAGATGGTCTTTCGGTGCTTCCTGACGGTGATTTTATGCCGCCAATGGAAATGAACGTAGTTGAAAAGGATGTAGCCAAAAGATTTAAGGACTTTTATAAAGAAACCCGGGCATTCGTTATTGGCCGTACAGCAAATATTACCGTACCACATAATAACCGCACCAATTGCCAGTATCGCAATAAATGCTGGCTGGGCTGTCCGTTTGGAGCCTATTTCAGTACCCAGTCTGCTACTTTGCCGGCAGCAATGGCCACAGGAAACCTTAAGGTTCGCCCCTGGTCTATCGTTACCAAAATTTTGTACGATAAAGACACCAAAAAGGCAAAAGGCGTTGAAGTGCTGGATGCTGAAACCAACCAGACCTATGAGTTTTTTGCAAAAATAGTTTTTGTTAATGCCTCAACATTTAACAGTACCTGGGTATTAATGAACTCTGCTACTGATATCTGGCCTGATGGCCTTGGCAGCAGCAGCGGTGAGCTTGGCCATAATGTGATGGATCATCACCTCGGTGTTGGCGCTTCGGGAACTGTTGAAGGCTATGAAGATAAATACTATTTTGGCCGCCGTGCAAACGGGATCTATATACCCAGGTACAGGAATATGGGAGGCGACAAACGCGACTATTTACGTGGATTTGGGTACCAGGGCAGTGGCAGCCGCGAAGGCTGGAGCCGTGATATTGCTGAATTGGGTGTTGGCGGTGCTTTTAAAGATTCCATAACCGAACCAGGTAAATGGACAATGGGCATCGGTGGCTTTGGCGAAACGCTGCCCTATCACGAAAACAAAATAACATTGGATAAAACCGTTAAAGATAAATGGGGATTACCCGTACTTGCTTTCGATGCCGAAATAAAAGACAACGAAAAGAAGATGCGTTTGGATATGGAAAATGATGCCAAAGAAATGCTGGAAGCTGCCGGGGTTAAAAACGTGAAAACGCACAGCGCCAATCCTTTCCTTGGCCGGGGTATTCACGAAATGGGTACTGCACGTATGGGCCGCGATCCAAAAACATCTGTTCTGAATGAATGGAACCAGGTTTGGGATGCGAAGAACGTTTTTGTAACCGACGGCGCCTGTATGACATCTGCCGCCTGCCAAAATCCTTCGTTAACTTATATGGCATTAACTGCAAGGGCTGCCGACCACGCCGTTAGTGAATTGAAAAAAGGGAATATTTAG
- a CDS encoding GMC oxidoreductase yields the protein MANLNIDSVKARTFDAIVIGSGISGGWAAKELTGHGLKTLVLERGRDVKHIKDYPTTNKFPWEFEHHGQLPAAVTEANPIASRCYAFGEDSAHFFVKDKEHPYIQDKPFDWIRGYQVGGKSLLWARQTQRWSDFDFEGPARDGFAVDWPIRYKDIAPWYSYVEKFAGIAGNKDGIPELPDGEFLPGYPLNDVEVYFSEHLKKNYKNRHVISARCAHLSKPNQIHIDQGRTQCQNRDLCQRGCPFGGYFSSNASTIPWAEKSGNMTLRPFSVVESIIYDDKLGKATGVRVVDTKTKETIEYYAKIIFVNAAAINTNLVLLNSTSSRFPNGFGNDSGVLGKYIAFHNYSAHIGAEYDGLKEWTVDGRSPTGGYIPRFRNVYKQETNFLRGYACGFSGYRYQQHKYDGVGSSLKEGLVKGDLSPWYVGSHMMGETIPKESNHVSLDTKLKDEWGVPLLRMNIDYDDNDEKMKKDYIEQLTEMFTSAGFKNIRPSTNHQAPGLDIHEMGGARMGKDPKTSILNEWNQVHACKNVFVTDGACMTSTSCQNPSLTYMAITARAADHAVSELKKGNV from the coding sequence ATGGCAAATTTAAATATTGACAGCGTTAAAGCCCGCACATTTGATGCTATTGTCATCGGCTCGGGGATAAGCGGCGGCTGGGCGGCTAAGGAATTAACCGGGCATGGCTTAAAAACTTTAGTGCTTGAGCGCGGCCGCGATGTAAAACATATAAAAGACTATCCTACTACAAATAAATTCCCATGGGAGTTTGAACATCACGGGCAACTCCCCGCTGCCGTTACCGAAGCCAACCCGATTGCAAGCAGGTGTTATGCTTTTGGTGAAGATTCGGCCCATTTTTTTGTAAAAGACAAAGAGCATCCGTATATCCAGGACAAACCGTTCGATTGGATCCGCGGATACCAGGTAGGGGGTAAGTCGTTACTTTGGGCAAGGCAAACCCAGCGCTGGAGTGATTTTGATTTTGAAGGACCAGCAAGGGATGGCTTTGCGGTAGACTGGCCCATCCGTTATAAAGATATAGCCCCCTGGTATAGCTATGTGGAGAAATTTGCTGGTATCGCCGGCAATAAGGATGGTATTCCCGAACTGCCCGATGGTGAATTTTTACCGGGCTACCCTTTAAATGATGTGGAAGTTTACTTTAGCGAACACCTTAAAAAAAATTATAAAAACAGGCACGTCATTAGCGCCCGTTGTGCGCACTTGTCAAAACCAAATCAGATACATATCGATCAGGGGCGCACCCAATGCCAAAACCGTGATCTGTGCCAGCGGGGTTGCCCCTTTGGCGGCTACTTCAGCAGTAACGCATCAACCATACCCTGGGCCGAAAAATCGGGTAATATGACCCTGCGGCCGTTTTCGGTGGTTGAGTCAATCATTTATGACGATAAATTGGGTAAAGCTACGGGTGTTCGCGTCGTCGATACAAAAACAAAAGAAACCATTGAATATTACGCGAAGATTATTTTTGTGAATGCCGCCGCGATAAATACCAACCTGGTATTATTGAATTCTACCTCAAGCCGTTTTCCTAACGGTTTTGGTAACGATAGCGGCGTTTTGGGTAAATATATCGCTTTCCATAATTATTCGGCACATATCGGCGCTGAATATGACGGCTTAAAAGAATGGACAGTTGACGGCCGCTCGCCGACAGGAGGTTATATCCCCCGGTTCAGGAACGTTTACAAACAGGAAACAAATTTTCTGCGTGGTTATGCATGTGGTTTTAGCGGGTACAGGTACCAGCAGCATAAGTATGACGGCGTGGGCAGCAGCCTGAAAGAAGGATTGGTAAAGGGCGATCTGAGCCCGTGGTATGTTGGTTCGCACATGATGGGCGAAACCATCCCGAAAGAAAGCAACCATGTGAGCCTTGATACTAAACTGAAAGATGAGTGGGGAGTGCCCTTGCTAAGGATGAATATTGACTATGACGATAATGATGAGAAGATGAAGAAGGATTATATTGAGCAGCTTACCGAAATGTTCACTTCGGCGGGCTTCAAGAATATCCGGCCTTCAACCAATCACCAGGCCCCCGGCCTGGATATTCACGAAATGGGGGGTGCACGCATGGGTAAAGATCCAAAAACATCGATATTAAATGAATGGAACCAGGTGCACGCCTGCAAAAATGTTTTTGTAACGGATGGCGCCTGCATGACGTCAACATCATGTCAAAACCCATCATTAACTTACATGGCCATAACCGCCCGCGCGGCCGATCATGCGGTTAGTGAATTGAAAAAAGGGAACGTTTAA
- a CDS encoding gluconate 2-dehydrogenase subunit 3 family protein has protein sequence MDRRTLIKNLALVVGGAVLLPSCLHPDGTTYIKLKHIDIDADQEKTIADMCETFIPKTNTPGAKELNLPAFVLKMIDDCYGKKDQQAFLAGMAKFTEMVKTKYNSSFSELSVKDREAILTGIENSAKPKDGAKAPTRRPRPQKHLQDDPVMAFYWGVKQQTIFAYTTSQYFMTKLVFYDMVPGRYNVHYPVSKLKLG, from the coding sequence ATGGATAGGCGCACGTTGATCAAAAATCTGGCTTTGGTTGTTGGCGGCGCCGTATTGCTTCCCTCATGCCTGCATCCTGACGGAACAACGTATATCAAACTCAAACACATTGATATAGATGCTGACCAGGAGAAAACAATAGCTGATATGTGTGAAACGTTTATCCCTAAAACAAATACACCAGGAGCTAAGGAGCTTAACCTGCCCGCATTTGTTTTAAAGATGATTGATGATTGCTACGGGAAAAAAGACCAACAGGCATTTTTAGCCGGCATGGCTAAGTTTACTGAAATGGTAAAAACTAAGTACAATAGTTCATTCAGTGAGCTGAGTGTTAAGGATCGCGAAGCTATATTAACCGGTATTGAGAATAGCGCAAAGCCGAAAGACGGGGCAAAGGCCCCCACACGCAGGCCCCGGCCCCAAAAACACCTGCAGGACGACCCGGTAATGGCCTTTTATTGGGGTGTTAAGCAGCAAACTATTTTTGCATACACTACATCGCAGTATTTTATGACCAAACTTGTTTTTTATGATATGGTGCCCGGCAGGTACAATGTACACTACCCGGTTAGCAAACTAAAGCTCGGTTAA
- a CDS encoding TIM barrel protein, whose product MNNSRRTFLKTSAVAIAGAALLPEFLTAKNNKKIERVGLQLYSVRDAMMKDPAGSLKKLADMGYIHVEHANYVDRKFYGYNAKDFKKLLIDNGLQMPSGHTVMVAEDWDNAKNDFTDKWKYTIQDAAEVGQRYVVSPWLDEKLRTDMDALKRFMDQFNKCGELCKSNGMTFGYHNHNFEFSTKVNGTTLYDYILTNTDPSLVAQQMDVGNMLGAGGIALDLLKKYPGRFELMHVKDEIKSTTGGGMDGYDSTILGTGVMPVKDIVKEARKIGGTSQFIIEQESYQGKDPFDCVKIDLQTMKKWGF is encoded by the coding sequence ATGAACAATTCACGACGGACTTTTTTAAAAACCAGCGCTGTTGCTATTGCCGGCGCCGCTTTGTTACCTGAATTTTTAACAGCCAAAAACAATAAAAAGATCGAAAGAGTAGGTTTGCAGTTATATTCGGTACGTGATGCCATGATGAAGGACCCTGCCGGTTCGCTAAAAAAACTGGCCGATATGGGGTATATCCATGTGGAACATGCCAATTATGTAGACCGGAAATTTTACGGATACAATGCAAAGGATTTTAAAAAGCTGCTGATTGATAATGGTTTGCAAATGCCTAGCGGGCACACCGTTATGGTTGCCGAAGATTGGGATAATGCCAAAAATGATTTTACTGACAAATGGAAATACACCATCCAGGATGCCGCCGAAGTTGGCCAGCGCTATGTGGTAAGCCCATGGCTTGATGAAAAACTCCGTACGGACATGGACGCCCTAAAACGATTTATGGATCAGTTTAACAAATGTGGCGAATTGTGCAAATCAAACGGGATGACCTTTGGTTACCATAACCATAATTTCGAATTCAGTACAAAAGTTAACGGTACTACTTTATACGATTATATTCTAACCAATACCGATCCATCCCTGGTTGCCCAGCAAATGGACGTTGGCAATATGCTGGGTGCAGGCGGTATTGCGCTTGACTTGTTGAAAAAATATCCGGGCCGTTTTGAACTGATGCATGTTAAAGACGAAATAAAAAGCACAACAGGCGGAGGTATGGATGGGTATGACAGTACCATATTGGGCACAGGAGTAATGCCGGTAAAAGATATTGTAAAAGAGGCCCGTAAAATAGGCGGAACTTCGCAATTTATCATTGAACAGGAGTCGTACCAGGGTAAGGACCCATTTGATTGTGTAAAAATTGACTTACAAACCATGAAAAAGTGGGGATTTTAA
- a CDS encoding TolB family protein, translated as MSKKILFLVLTLFASFLLIQKATAQNAPGLFEGQDDVGRVKTPGSGTYDATTQRYQLSGSGTNVWATHDEFHYVWKKMKGDFILRTNAVFIGKGVEEHRKAGWMVRASLDSGSKHISAVMHGSGLTSLQFRRSTGGITEEKKFELTSADEVIQLERKGNVYTMSVAKRGEMFVSQEVSDIDLGDEVYVGLFICSHNPSVTEKAVFNNVRIVVPAPASLVPYKQYLGSDIEILDLQTQNSRIVYQSPVSLQAPNWMQDGKHLLYNSDGLLYKFDLKNNTPAVLNTGSANHNNNDHVISFDGKWLAISSADQSGASMGWVVPITGGEPRRLTPVGPSYMHGWSPDGKWIVFCGARNNEYDVYRVPSAGGPEERLTTTKGLDDGPEYSPDGKYIYFNSVRSGLMQVWRMKADGSEQTQLTNDDYNNWFPHVSPDGKWIEYITFLKSEVAPGDHPFYKHVYLRVMPVDGGPSTVVAYLYGGQGTINTPSWSPDSKHLAFISNTSLLFPIFPISKK; from the coding sequence ATGAGCAAAAAAATACTGTTCCTGGTTTTAACTCTTTTTGCGTCATTTTTGTTGATCCAAAAGGCAACCGCTCAAAACGCGCCTGGTCTCTTTGAAGGACAGGACGATGTGGGCAGGGTTAAAACTCCCGGAAGCGGCACTTACGATGCAACAACCCAGCGATACCAGCTTTCCGGCTCAGGTACCAATGTATGGGCCACTCATGATGAATTTCATTATGTATGGAAAAAGATGAAAGGCGACTTCATCCTGCGTACGAATGCTGTTTTTATTGGCAAAGGCGTAGAAGAACACCGCAAAGCAGGGTGGATGGTACGTGCTTCGCTTGATTCGGGTTCAAAACATATCAGCGCCGTAATGCATGGTTCGGGTTTAACCTCGCTGCAATTTCGCCGGTCAACAGGCGGTATTACCGAGGAAAAGAAATTTGAACTTACCTCGGCCGATGAGGTGATCCAGCTGGAAAGAAAAGGCAATGTTTACACCATGTCTGTCGCCAAAAGGGGCGAAATGTTTGTTAGCCAGGAAGTGAGCGATATTGATTTGGGAGATGAGGTATATGTAGGTTTATTTATATGTTCACACAACCCCTCGGTAACCGAAAAAGCCGTATTTAACAATGTGCGTATCGTGGTACCGGCACCAGCAAGCCTGGTTCCCTATAAGCAATATTTAGGCAGTGATATCGAGATACTGGATTTGCAAACGCAAAACAGCCGGATCGTTTATCAGTCGCCTGTATCATTACAGGCGCCCAACTGGATGCAGGATGGCAAACACCTGCTGTACAACAGTGATGGCTTGTTATACAAGTTCGACCTGAAAAATAATACGCCCGCCGTTTTAAATACAGGTTCGGCAAATCATAACAATAACGACCACGTCATCTCGTTCGACGGCAAATGGCTGGCCATCAGTAGCGCTGATCAATCAGGCGCTTCAATGGGATGGGTAGTTCCCATCACCGGCGGCGAACCGCGCAGGTTAACCCCGGTGGGGCCGTCATACATGCACGGATGGTCGCCGGATGGAAAATGGATCGTGTTTTGCGGTGCCCGCAATAATGAGTATGATGTTTACCGGGTGCCTTCGGCTGGTGGTCCCGAAGAAAGGCTGACTACCACAAAAGGTTTGGATGACGGACCCGAGTATTCGCCCGACGGTAAATATATCTACTTTAATTCTGTACGCAGCGGCCTGATGCAGGTTTGGCGGATGAAGGCTGACGGCAGCGAACAAACGCAGCTTACCAACGACGATTACAATAACTGGTTCCCGCATGTTTCTCCTGATGGCAAATGGATCGAATACATTACCTTCCTGAAAAGCGAAGTAGCGCCTGGCGACCATCCCTTTTATAAACATGTTTATTTAAGGGTAATGCCGGTTGACGGTGGCCCCTCAACAGTAGTGGCCTATCTTTACGGCGGGCAGGGAACCATCAATACTCCTTCATGGTCGCCTGATAGTAAACACCTGGCATTCATTAGCAACACATCATTGTTATTCCCAATATTTCCAATAAGTAAAAAATAA
- a CDS encoding tetratricopeptide repeat-containing sensor histidine kinase, whose protein sequence is MLHKYTYAGQDAQKKTLVRPGPATYANIDRLNNIGSNIFLTYPDSAHKVAATALILSEKLNYPFGKGRSFLNLGAIYWSQSYYPISLFYLKSAITFLPKNRPLYLSDAYRALGRTYADLKDYKQALADLDTAAYFAGKDAARLAEVYSERTYIYNLTGDYNKALGFVKYSLKLNRIARAEGHIAVLYGRMASIYLAQKNYRVAVAYNDTAAAMSVKIRNKRLLAYTYADYALAFNGLGQFAKAIDYAKKGIALSDSLGLMDAETKAFNALVTTYELKHDYLEALRYQKRFNIVKDSLTNIAKIKTVTLVQNYYDLNAKMNGLTVMAVDAKLNEAKIKSQHIIIRMLLFSMVILLAILTGTYYFYKQKILLGNKLEVQHNELIEQKKLIEEQSANLQKVNDLKDKLFAVIGHDLRSPMANLSNIIEMFDEGYLTPEEVHDLMKNINPIIKGVGLTLSNLIEWAGSQIKGHNLTLTNVDIFLMGVEMEQTFIHALQVKNIEFVNKAYPGRGAVADENHLKVILRNLISNAIKFTSDKGTIKLSTTIENNGLIVSVTDSGKGMSAEEMDKLFYLNTHFSHSGTSGEKGTGIGLLLCKELVELNGGKLMVKSKLGAGSTFYFNLPLAKTYA, encoded by the coding sequence TTGCTACATAAATATACTTATGCCGGCCAGGATGCGCAAAAGAAAACCTTAGTCAGGCCCGGTCCGGCCACTTATGCAAATATTGATCGCCTAAATAATATTGGCAGTAATATTTTTCTCACCTATCCGGATTCTGCCCATAAAGTAGCCGCCACCGCGCTTATCCTTTCCGAAAAATTAAATTACCCTTTCGGCAAGGGCCGAAGTTTTCTTAATCTTGGCGCCATATATTGGTCGCAATCCTATTACCCTATAAGTCTTTTTTACCTTAAATCGGCCATAACGTTTTTACCTAAAAACAGGCCCCTTTATCTGTCAGACGCTTACAGGGCACTCGGACGCACATATGCCGACCTGAAAGATTACAAACAAGCCCTCGCCGATCTTGACACAGCAGCCTATTTTGCCGGTAAAGATGCCGCCCGGCTGGCCGAAGTTTATAGCGAACGTACCTACATTTACAACCTTACCGGCGACTATAATAAAGCGCTTGGTTTTGTAAAATATTCATTAAAACTAAACAGAATTGCAAGGGCCGAAGGCCATATCGCTGTGCTGTATGGTCGTATGGCAAGTATATATCTCGCTCAGAAAAATTACAGGGTTGCCGTAGCCTATAATGATACTGCTGCCGCTATGAGTGTTAAAATACGCAATAAGCGCCTGCTGGCTTATACCTACGCGGATTATGCACTCGCTTTTAATGGCCTGGGCCAATTTGCAAAAGCCATTGATTATGCAAAAAAAGGTATCGCTTTATCCGATAGTTTAGGATTGATGGATGCAGAAACTAAGGCTTTTAATGCCCTTGTTACTACTTATGAGCTAAAACATGATTATTTAGAAGCACTCCGCTACCAGAAGCGCTTTAATATTGTGAAAGACAGTTTAACTAATATCGCCAAAATAAAAACGGTTACACTGGTTCAAAACTATTATGATCTTAACGCAAAGATGAACGGGTTAACGGTGATGGCTGTAGATGCGAAGCTCAACGAGGCAAAAATCAAATCGCAGCATATTATCATCCGGATGCTTTTGTTTTCGATGGTGATCCTGCTGGCTATATTAACCGGTACCTACTATTTTTATAAACAGAAAATTCTGCTGGGCAATAAATTGGAAGTGCAGCACAATGAACTGATTGAACAGAAAAAATTGATTGAAGAGCAATCAGCCAACCTGCAAAAGGTAAATGACCTGAAAGATAAACTTTTTGCAGTGATCGGGCACGACCTGCGCTCGCCGATGGCCAACCTGAGTAATATTATAGAAATGTTTGACGAAGGTTACCTGACGCCCGAAGAGGTACACGACCTGATGAAAAATATTAACCCGATTATAAAAGGAGTGGGGCTAACCCTATCCAACCTGATTGAATGGGCCGGGAGCCAGATAAAGGGTCATAATTTAACGCTAACAAACGTTGATATATTTTTAATGGGCGTTGAAATGGAACAAACATTTATCCACGCCCTGCAGGTAAAAAATATTGAGTTTGTAAACAAAGCATATCCGGGCCGGGGCGCCGTAGCTGATGAAAATCACCTTAAAGTGATCCTGCGGAACCTGATCAGCAATGCCATAAAATTTACATCTGATAAGGGTACGATAAAGCTGAGCACTACCATTGAAAACAACGGGTTAATAGTGAGCGTTACCGACAGCGGCAAAGGAATGAGCGCAGAAGAGATGGATAAACTCTTTTATTTAAATACCCATTTTTCGCATTCAGGCACCTCCGGCGAAAAAGGAACCGGCATAGGTTTGCTTTTATGCAAAGAACTGGTTGAACTTAATGGCGGAAAATTAATGGTAAAATCAAAATTAGGCGCTGGTAGTACTTTTTATTTTAACCTCCCTTTGGCTAAAACTTACGCCTGA